The genomic region GTTAACCTAAACCCTGAGTCAGTCACCATGGCAAATTTAacctggtccagagcaggtttTATTCCTATAATCCAGAGTTTAACCTGctcctgaaggagagctctgaaAAATTCACATCTTACGATAAATTCTTCAATTACGTTGGTCACGTGTATCAATTTGATGTAAAGGATCAATGAGTTTAGTTAATTCCTTTAATttaatacatgtatttagtgcatagtctgtacatataaatacttgtatatatttattctttatacagtctatgatttaatgttacatataaaagtacagtttattttattagactCCAAATGCTCAAATACATATCAAACCAAAGTGCAACATGTCAATGGtttgtaaaattattttaagttttaaaatagtaTTTAATGAGCTAAAGTACAAGtgtaacaaataataataatgtgttttaatgcatcATACTAATCATTAATTAAAGTATTACTTAACATCCTAAAATCTGAAATTAATCTGTCTGCAGTCACATGACTTCCTGTCCCTCTAAAATGGAGGCCTCCTCTGGTTtaccgttgccatggtgaatcCACTTTTCTGGGATCCATTGATCGTGACTTTTCTCCTCAGCAAAGTGAACAAACTCTGAGGGGTCTAACTCCAAATCTGTTTTCTGAAACGGGAAACTCCCTGTCTGAGTGGAATATCTCTGACTCAGGAATTATACTCTGTTAGTTCAACCTGCTTTGTGAAATAAGGCCATTATgtttaactttaaaaacaagctTTTACAATCCTGCACTGTAGCCTACCAGAATGTTTTGCAGATTTGATCTTCAGAGTAGGAAAGATTAAAGACAAATATATAAGCCATTTTAAATGAAAGCAGGGCGTTGTTAAAAGTATAAAGATAGATTGTGTTGGCGTATTTATAGCCTGATGCTGTTTGTGACTATCATGTGCAGTGGCGGTGTGTAACATGACTCAGAGCGTCATAGGCGGAAGGTCACGGAGCTGCAGAACGGAACGGAAGCGGAGTAAAAAAGCCCATCCGCCATTGTGGAGTATGGTGAGGGATATTTCATTTAGGCACTAGGCACTTTAACATTGACTGAAAGAAACCGTCTGTGCCCGGAGCGGACACGGGGAAGTGAAGCCGTCTCCCCCGACAGAGAGCCTTCGTTTGGACGAGGCAGAAGACACGCGTCGTCGCCAGGTCTGACCGCTAGAGGAAAGGAAAACGCCGCCTCTCAACATTGCCAGAGTGATTGAGCCGAGCTAGGGAAGCACCAAGAGCAGAGGGACGCCGTGGACTGTCTCACAAGCACAGCTCCGTGTCGGTTTCTGGAGGATGTCTGCCACCACTGTCGACCAGGTTTGTGTATTGACAGCGAGGGGTACCGTGAATTAGCCGGGTGTTGAGATTAAACTTTACAGACAGCGTTTAGATGCAGCCGAGGTGTGAAATTAGACAGGCTGCAAATCTTTGATGTGTGGCAGATATTAGCTCTAATGTAGGCCAATAGTAGCCATCGCAAGGTTTAGCTGGTGGCCAATGCGGCATAGGCACAGCTTACTGGATGTCAGAGCGTTTGACATCCGGTCAATAAAGCGAAGCGGCAACCTGTAAATGCTAACATCCGGCTCCTTGTGAGACTACTGTAGTCTGGTGTGTCCAGACCTGAgactatatatacagtccagaCCTGAGACTAGAGACACTAGCATGCAGCTGCTAACTGTGTGGTGTTGTCcatacttatgttttttttctaatgttTTCTTCTAGAGGCCAAAAGGACAAGGAAATAAAGGTAAGGTGATGCATAATTATGTAGATCCTTCTACCTAGGTCCTTCTAATGTTTTTCAGTAGCATTGTCCTAGTAAGGTATTCTGGATATTGCTTACAAAATCCatgtatgtttatatttattttttacatttgtgttagCAGAGGCTACAACtgtatctgttttttatgttgtgcCTGTGGTAATCTGTTTTTCTTCTAGTGCAAAACGGATCAATGCATCAAAAAGATGGTGTGAATGATGATGACTTTGAACCTTACCTAAGCGGCCAGACAAATCAAGTAAGTTGTATTGTGACTCATGCACATTTATTGTCTTCTAAAGTTGAATTTGGGTCTTAAAtaaattgtatgtatttatcattgttttcattttacagAGTAATAGCTATCCACCAATGTCTGATCCCTATATGCCCAGCTACTATGCTCCATCCATTGGTTTTCCCTACTCTCTGGGAGAAGCAGCTTGGTCCACAGCTGGAGACCCTCCAATGCCATACCTTACtacctatggacagatgagcaATGGCGAGCCCCATTTTATACCTGATGGAGTGTTCAGCCAACCAGGTGCTCTTGGGAATACTCCTCCTTTCCTTAGTCAACATGGTTTCAACTTTTTTCCTGGAAATGCAGACTTTTCTACCTGGGGTACCAGTGTCTCTCAGGGTCAGTCCACACAAAGCTCAGTATACAGTAACAGCTATGGGTACGCTCCCAGTTCTCTGGGCCGGGCCATCACTGATGGACAAGGAGGGTTTGGAAGTGACACTCAACTTAGTAAGGTACCAGTGCTAAGCAGCATTGAGCAGGGTATGGCAGGGCTAAAACTGGGTACAGACATGGTGGCCGCAGTCACCAAAACCGTGGGCTCACCTTTAGGGGCCACACCGGGCATGAGCAGCATGGCAGCAAACAACCTCCCCCCATCTATCAGCTCATCTGCACCTAAACCTGCCTCCTGGGCAGCTATTGCCAAGAAGCCTGCCAAACCACAACCTAAAGTCAAACCAAAAGCCAATATGGGTATGGTGGGAGGAGTCACCATCCCTCCCCCTCCCATAAagcacaacatgaacattggGACATGGGATGACAAGGGCTCCCTGAACAAGGCTCCGTTAGCTCAGACCATGATGCCCCCTCAGCAGCTGGTTCAACAGCCGCTCCTGGCCCAGCCCCCAGCGTTACTGCAAAGCCCCCTGCCCCCTCAGCCTCAACACCAACCACAGCACCAGCCCTTCCAGCTGCAGTCCCTCCAGTCACCCCAACACCCTCTGCCCCCTGGCCCCCCACACCTGCATATCCCTTCCCAGCCGGGACCCCCACAGCAtctccatcatcatcatcaccatcaccaGCCACCTCAGCAGCCTGGCCCACCCCCAAACCGCTGGGTGGCTCCCAGGAACCGGGGTGATGGCTTTGGTTTCGGTGGGGGTGTCCCATTGAGCGCCTCTCCTTGCTCCGGAGAAGTGCACCCTGTATTAGAGAAACTACGTGCTCTCAACAACTTCAATCCCAAAGACTTTGACTGGAACTTGAAAAATGGACGTGTTTTCATTATCAAGAGTTATTCTGAAGATGACATCCACCGCTCAATTAAATACTCAATCTGGTGTAGTACAGAACATGGAAACAAGCGCTTGGATGGTGCCTACCGCTCCCTGGGCAACAAGGGTCCACTGTACCTGCTGTTCAGTGTCAACGGCAGTGGGCATTTTTGTGGCGTAGCTGAGATGCGCTCCCCTGTGGACTACAATGCCTATGCAGGCGTATGGTCTCAGGACAAGTGGAAGGGCAAGTTTGAAGTAAAATGGATTTTCATTAAAGATGTGCCCAACAACCAGCTACGACACATTCGACTAGAGAACAATGACAACAAGCCAGTGACCAACTCCAGGGACACGCAAGAGGTGCCTCTGGAGAAGGCCAAACAAGTGCTTAAAATTATCGCCACTTACAAGCATACCACCTCAATCTTTGATGATTTTGCACATTATGAAAAACgtcaggaagaagaggaggctcTGAGGAAG from Periophthalmus magnuspinnatus isolate fPerMag1 chromosome 20, fPerMag1.2.pri, whole genome shotgun sequence harbors:
- the ythdf3 gene encoding YTH domain-containing family protein 3, with product MSATTVDQRPKGQGNKVQNGSMHQKDGVNDDDFEPYLSGQTNQSNSYPPMSDPYMPSYYAPSIGFPYSLGEAAWSTAGDPPMPYLTTYGQMSNGEPHFIPDGVFSQPGALGNTPPFLSQHGFNFFPGNADFSTWGTSVSQGQSTQSSVYSNSYGYAPSSLGRAITDGQGGFGSDTQLSKVPVLSSIEQGMAGLKLGTDMVAAVTKTVGSPLGATPGMSSMAANNLPPSISSSAPKPASWAAIAKKPAKPQPKVKPKANMGMVGGVTIPPPPIKHNMNIGTWDDKGSLNKAPLAQTMMPPQQLVQQPLLAQPPALLQSPLPPQPQHQPQHQPFQLQSLQSPQHPLPPGPPHLHIPSQPGPPQHLHHHHHHHQPPQQPGPPPNRWVAPRNRGDGFGFGGGVPLSASPCSGEVHPVLEKLRALNNFNPKDFDWNLKNGRVFIIKSYSEDDIHRSIKYSIWCSTEHGNKRLDGAYRSLGNKGPLYLLFSVNGSGHFCGVAEMRSPVDYNAYAGVWSQDKWKGKFEVKWIFIKDVPNNQLRHIRLENNDNKPVTNSRDTQEVPLEKAKQVLKIIATYKHTTSIFDDFAHYEKRQEEEEALRKERNRSKQ